The genomic stretch TGTAACTAACTTGGATATAGATAGCAAAATGCGAATTAAGTTCACTCTAACCACTGCTGATATAACTGTTGGCTATCACCGAGATAATCAATTAACCACTCCACCAGCTTGTTACCTTCATCTTTACGCCACACTAAACAACAGGCACTTAATGGTTTATCGCCACTTATTTTCGCTTCAATCAACTCGCCTTGCTCAATAAAGTGTTTGGCCATGTGGCGTGGCATATAACCCATTCCAACCTTATTTTTAAGGCACTCTATGGCGCTGAACCAATTAGGCAGTAGTAAGCGACGTTGTTGCATTGAATGCCATGTATGGCGCTTAGGCAGTAGCGTAGAGGTATCATCCAAACAGATTGCCGGCACATTGATTAAGTCGTCAGCCGTCAACTCTGTTTTGGCTGCTAATGGGTGATCACTGGCCATCACATAAGCCCAATCGATACTGCCCATCGGTTTGACTCCGTAATCCCCACTAACAGGAATCGCAGAAGTAGCACCTATCACAATATCAGCTCGACCTTCTGAAATGGCTTCCCACGAACCATTAAATACCTCCATATTGATCTGCAACTCAGCAAAATCGAAAGTGCGATAAAAGTCTTCAATCAATGGTTTTAACTGCTCAAGCTTAACAATGTTATCTAAGGTTAATTTAACCGTTTTATTATAACCATTTTCCACTCGTTTGGTTTGCGCTTTAACTTCTTCCATATGACGCAGCAACTGACGAGCCTCATTGATAAAATGCTGCCCCGCTTCGGTTAATTCGACTTTACGCGCTAATCGGTTAAATATTTTCACGCCTAATTCATTTTCAACCTGACGAACCGCATAACTGATCGCTGATGGTACTTTATGCAATTGCTCAGCAGCGGCAGTAAAACTGCCTAAACGCGCGATAGTATCGAGCATTTGTAACGATTGTTTTGAGTACATATAACCTCACCTACTACCCATCAAAAATTTTGAACGATAACTCCAAATTATAACGTTTAATTTTGTCACAAAGAAGTTTTATACTGCTTAGTATCGGTATGGATGCGCTTACTTGCCATCAACCACAGACTATTTTAAGTGGCTTGTTTATGAATATTGCAAAAACACAACTCTTTTACCTTGCAGCACTTTCTATGTTGGGCTTTGTTGCTACCGACATGTACTTGCCTGCCTTTAAAGTATTAGAAGATCATTTTTCGACCGGTCCTGAATCGATCGCGCTTTCTTTATCTATCTTCTTAGCTGGTATGGCATCAGGTCAATTATTATGGGGCTTAGCAGCTGATAAATTTGGCCCTCGTAATACGCTCGCGGCAGGTTTAGTTTTATTCTCATTGGCTTCTTTAGGTTTAGGCTTTAGCCAAGAAGTATGGCAGTTATTAGGTCTACGCTTTATCCAAGCGATTGGGGTTTGTGCGCCAGCCGTCATTTGGCAAGCCATGGTGATTAAGCGTTATTCAAGCTCGGCTAGTCAGCAGATTTTTGCCACTATAATGCCGCTAGTAGCATTATCACCGGCGATTGCACCACAACTTGGTGTATTTTTGATGAGTCACTTTGGTTGGTCGAGTATCTTTATCTTCCTAACTGTCGTGGGCGCGGCTTTAACCGTTGTCACGCTAACTCAAGCAAAAGATCAAGCAGCAGAAGAACCAAAGACCACCTCAATCACCCAAGATATCAAAGCGCTATTTTCTTCACGCGTTTATCTCGGTAACGTTTTAATGTTCGCGATGGCTTCTGCCTGTTTCTTTGCCTACCTTACTGGCATGCCAGAAATTATGACTAAGCTAGGTTATGACGCTAAAGATATTGGTTTAAGCTTTATCCCACAGACAATTGCATTTATGGCGGGTGGCTACTTTGGTAAACGTTATGTGGCTAAATTAGGCGATGCTAAGGTATTAAAAGTTTTATTGGCATTATTTAGCGTGTCATCAATTGTGATGTTTATTGCTTCTCACATGGCGATTAGCACTATTTGGCCAGTATTGATTCCATTCTGCTTTATTGCAGTGGCTAATGGCGCGTTGTACCCAATAGTGGTGAACCGTGCATTATCAAGCTGCAAAAATAGCCCTGCGACTGCCGCTGGTTTACAAAATAGCTTACAGATTTGTATCAGCGGTTTAGCCAGTGCTTTAGTGGCAGCGTATGCCAGTCAAGCGCTTCCAACCACAGGTATTGTTGCCGTCTTATGTATGGCAGGTTTATTAGGTGGCTACTTCTTGTCAACCTCAAAACAAGCTGTCACTTCAGAGTTACTCGAAGATAATTAAACTCTAAACTCCCCCTTTTAGAGTTGGTAGATTTTCGACATAAAAAAACCGCTTATTGACCATTTCAATAAGCGGTTTTTTATTATCTATTCATCGACCTGTATTATTTATAGAGAAAAGGATAAAAGCACATGGATGTACTTTTCCTAGTGCCCATGGACGGTTTAAACGCCTTTTCGAATAAATAATATTGGTGATAGTCGATTATTTTTTGGTTGGGCGTTTCCAACCGGCAATCACGCGCTCTTTCGCGCGAGTGATCACTAATTCATTTTCAGCCACGTTTTTAGTTACTGTCGTGCCCGCGCCAATGGTTACGCCATTTGCGATTGTCACCGGAGCAATCAGTTGTGAATCGGAGCCGACAAACACATCATCACCAATAACAGTTTTAAACTTATTCGCGCCATCATAGTTGCAAGTGATCACACCCGCGCCAACATTCACACGATCGCCAATGGCAGAATCACCTAAATAGCTTAAGTGGCCCGCTTTTGAATCCAGGCCTAATGATGAGTTTTTAATCTCAACAAAGTTGCCTACATGGGCTTTATTTTTCAGCTCAGTTCCTGGACGCAGACGCGCAAATGGCCCAACCGTACACTCTTCACCAACCGTCGCACCATCGATCACGGTATAAGGGCTGATCACGCTGTTGTCGTCGATTTCACAGTCTTTTAGCACACAACCTGCGCCAATCACCACGTTATCACCAATTGAAACATTGCCTTCGATGATAACATTGGCATCAATTTCAACGTCCATACCGCATTGCAGTTCACCACGTAAATCAAAACGGCTTGGATCGCGCAGCATCACGCCTTGCTCTAACAATGTTTGCGCTTGCATCGATTGGTAAGCACGCTCT from Vibrio algicola encodes the following:
- the punR gene encoding DNA-binding transcriptional activator PunR, translated to MYSKQSLQMLDTIARLGSFTAAAEQLHKVPSAISYAVRQVENELGVKIFNRLARKVELTEAGQHFINEARQLLRHMEEVKAQTKRVENGYNKTVKLTLDNIVKLEQLKPLIEDFYRTFDFAELQINMEVFNGSWEAISEGRADIVIGATSAIPVSGDYGVKPMGSIDWAYVMASDHPLAAKTELTADDLINVPAICLDDTSTLLPKRHTWHSMQQRRLLLPNWFSAIECLKNKVGMGYMPRHMAKHFIEQGELIEAKISGDKPLSACCLVWRKDEGNKLVEWLIDYLGDSQQLYQQWLE
- the punC gene encoding purine nucleoside transporter PunC, with translation MNIAKTQLFYLAALSMLGFVATDMYLPAFKVLEDHFSTGPESIALSLSIFLAGMASGQLLWGLAADKFGPRNTLAAGLVLFSLASLGLGFSQEVWQLLGLRFIQAIGVCAPAVIWQAMVIKRYSSSASQQIFATIMPLVALSPAIAPQLGVFLMSHFGWSSIFIFLTVVGAALTVVTLTQAKDQAAEEPKTTSITQDIKALFSSRVYLGNVLMFAMASACFFAYLTGMPEIMTKLGYDAKDIGLSFIPQTIAFMAGGYFGKRYVAKLGDAKVLKVLLALFSVSSIVMFIASHMAISTIWPVLIPFCFIAVANGALYPIVVNRALSSCKNSPATAAGLQNSLQICISGLASALVAAYASQALPTTGIVAVLCMAGLLGGYFLSTSKQAVTSELLEDN